A segment of the Zalophus californianus isolate mZalCal1 chromosome 3, mZalCal1.pri.v2, whole genome shotgun sequence genome:
acattCCATAGCAGTAGAAACATTTTAGTGcttcaaaatatttacaaagaaccCTGCTGATCCTGTGCATTTCGCTGAGGTGCTACCTGCACCCAGACTTCATCATCAGAAAAAGAACTTGAACTTCCTGACTCTGAGTCCAGCTCACTGAATCCATCTAAGTCCCATTCAGTACTAGACTCACTCCGTGCATCATCTTCCTCAGTGATGAAACTCTGTCCAGGTTCCAGGCAGGAAGGATACACACGAGCACAGAGGCAAATAAAGCCAGAGTCAAACTGCAAAAGGCCTAGCATGGTCCCTATATTAATCCACTGGTCTTCCCTAGTATCGTATTCATAAACAGTCACCcggttttttttccattgagggGTGGTAGAAGTGATGAGAAGCAACTTTTGGCCATGATTGACAATCTGGTAGTTGTGGGTCTCTGAGTCCAAGGGAATATTACTAATCCGCCTCCATTCTCCCCTGGCTGGGTTATAGACCTTCATGACTGGGATGTCACAGATACAATAGATCTCATCATTGAAGACACAGGCTTCCTGAAAGTCACTACGTTTAAGAGAAGCACAGTTCAGCCACGTATTGTGGCTAGGATCATAGTAGAGCATGCGCTTACTGTTCACAGCGTAAAGATAGTTTTGAACCACTATTAGTTCAAAGGAATAGAAGGAATGGGGTACAGGAGCCACAAATGCCCACTGGTTCCTCTGAACACTGTAGCATTCTACTTCCTTCAGTTTAACTCCAGTAATCGGGTCTCGCCCACCCAAAATGTAGATGTAGCCATTGAGGTAGGCCACGTCCATGCCCTCCCGACACAGCAGGCGGTCGGCAAGCTGCTGCCAGCTGTTCTGGGCTGGCTTGTACACCCACAGGTCCTTCCTGGGCTGAGCGGCCAGGTAGATGTCGTGGTCTGGAGAGACACAGACAGCTGAGGAGGTGATAGTCTTAGTGTGAGCCAAGCTGGTTAAAGGGGATGGCATTGTGTAAATGTCCCCTGAGTATGGGTCATAGCAGAGAAAGGGATCTCTAGGATGTCCAAAGAAGATCACCATCTCCTTGGCACACATACCCAGTCTCTGGGGGGGATTTTCTGCTGTGGGTACAACAGAGCTGTTGCTGCTATCTGGCTTCGGCACCAGCGACTTGCACAACTTGTCACCATATCGCATCTGCAGGGCCCCTTCAATAAGGTCCAGACAGTACTTCTTGACAATGGGCTTGGTTAACAGCCCTTCCAGGTAATCCTGATCTTCATCTCTGA
Coding sequences within it:
- the KBTBD7 gene encoding kelch repeat and BTB domain-containing protein 7 encodes the protein MQSREEAPRSRRLASPRGGRRPKRISKPSVSAFFTGPEELKDTAHSAALLAQLKSFYDARLLCDVTIEVVTPGSGPGTGRLFSCNRNVLAAACPYFKSMFTGGMYESQQASVTMHDVDAESFEVLVDYCYTGRVSLSEANVQRLYAASDMLQLEYVREACASFLARRLDLANCTAILKFADAFDHHKLRSQAQSFIAHNFKQLSRMGSVREESLADLSLAQLQAVLRLDSLDIESERTVCHVAVQWLEAAPKERGPSAAEVFKCVRWTHFRDEDQDYLEGLLTKPIVKKYCLDLIEGALQMRYGDKLCKSLVPKPDSSNSSVVPTAENPPQRLGMCAKEMVIFFGHPRDPFLCYDPYSGDIYTMPSPLTSLAHTKTITSSAVCVSPDHDIYLAAQPRKDLWVYKPAQNSWQQLADRLLCREGMDVAYLNGYIYILGGRDPITGVKLKEVECYSVQRNQWAFVAPVPHSFYSFELIVVQNYLYAVNSKRMLYYDPSHNTWLNCASLKRSDFQEACVFNDEIYCICDIPVMKVYNPARGEWRRISNIPLDSETHNYQIVNHGQKLLLITSTTPQWKKNRVTVYEYDTREDQWINIGTMLGLLQFDSGFICLCARVYPSCLEPGQSFITEEDDARSESSTEWDLDGFSELDSESGSSSSFSDDEVWVQVAPQRNAQDQQGSL